A window of Mangifera indica cultivar Alphonso chromosome 13, CATAS_Mindica_2.1, whole genome shotgun sequence contains these coding sequences:
- the LOC123194271 gene encoding probable glutamate carboxypeptidase LAMP1: MIKTIIKFFFLVVVTSSSSFLLFSPQPKSFYHSLYISTALSDNVSVSQHLQILTRRPHVAGSEANAEAAAYVLSVFTSCNIKAHIASYGVSLTYPVSRSLSLTRPFPDPPITFSLRQEIYAGDPFADVAGQVIPTFHGYAKSGSVTGPVVYVNYGRVEDYVTLKEMGVNVSGSIVLARYGEIYRGDIVHNAFDAGAIGALIYTDRKDYGGGSGDARWFPDDRWMPPSGVQVGSVYYSIGDPSTPGWASTEGCERLSNEEVEKTGNVPLIPSLPISAQDGHTILRSIKGQVANQDWQGDKDAPIYRIGPGPAVVNLSYKGEYVISTIQNVIGVIVGVEEPDRYVILGNHRDAWTFGAVDPNSGTAALLEVAQRLEKMQKRGWSPRRTILLCNWDAEEYGLIGSTEWVEENREMLASRVVAYLNIDSAVHGAEFHASATPQLDELLKQATQQVRDPDNSSQTIYESWIGSTNSPVIGRLGGKGSDYAPFVQHIGIPAVDMSFGKGFPVYHSMYDDFVWMEKFGDPLFQRHVAVASVWGLVALRLADEEFLPFNYLSYACELQESAKDLEDKVSSRGITLNPLLKSIEELTKVATKINNEKKAINKAKGWASIWKKDHPKVREVNDRLMMAERAFTDPDGLIGRTWYKHLIYGPSKHNNYGSKSFPGIEDAIEEAKNLNTTESWLTVQHEVWRVSRAVRHVSLVLNGELT; the protein is encoded by the exons ATGatcaaaacaattataaaattcttcTTTCTGGTAGTGGTTACCTCTTCTTCCTCCTTCCTCCTCTTTTCTCCACAACCAAAATCTTTCTATCACTCTCTCTATATATCCACTGCCTTATCTGACAATGTCTCAGTATCACAGCACCTCCAAATCCTCACTCGCAGACCCCATGTTGCTGGTTCAGAGGCAAACGCGGAGGCTGCAGCTTATGTTTTATCAGTTTTCACTTCCTGCAATATAAAAGCACACATTGCTTCCTATGGTGTGTCCCTGACTTACCCAGTTTCACGTTCTTTATCACTAACACGTCCGTTTCCAGACCCTCCCATCACTTTCTCTCTCCGTCAAGAAATTTATGCTGGTGATCCATTTGCTGATGTTGCTGGCCAAGTCATACCGACATTCCATGGATATGCAAAGTCAGGTAGTGTGACAGGACCAGTTGTTTATGTGAACTATGGACGGGTAGAAGACTATGTGACCTTGAAAGAAATGGGCGTGAATGTGTCGGGTAGTATTGTGCTGGCAAGATATGGAGAAATATACAGAGGGGACATTGTACATAATGCATTTGATGCAGGTGCCATTGGAGCTCTGATTTATACAGATAGGAAAGACTATGGTGGTGGGAGTGGTGATGCAAGGTGGTTCCCAGATGATAGGTGGATGCCACCAAGCGGAGTGCAGGTGGGTTCTGTTTACTATAGCATAGGTGACCCTAGTACACCAGGATGGGCTAGTACAGAAGGATGTGAGAGGCTATCTAATGAAGAGGTTGAGAAGACAGGAAATGTTCCACTTATACCTTCGTTGCCAATTTCTGCACAAGATGGTCATACAATCTTGAGGTCCATTAAGGGACAAGTGGCAAATCAGGATTGGCAAGGAGACAAAGATGCCCCAATTTACAGGATCGGACCAGGACCTGCAGTTGTCAATCTCAGTTACAAG GGAGAATATGTCATCTCAACAATCCAAAATGTAATCGGTGTCATTGTAGGAGTAGAGGAGCCTGATCG ATATGTCATCCTGGGTAATCATCGGGATGCATGGACATTTGGAGCCGTGGATCCTAACAGTGGCACTGCTGCTCTTCTGGAG GTAGCACAAAGACTAGAAAAAATGCAGAAAAGAGGATGGAGTCCTCGTCGAACCATATTGTTATGCAATTGGGATGCTGAGGAGTATGGCctg ATAGGATCGACAGAATGGGTAGAAGAGAACAGGGAGATGCTAGCTTCAAGAGTCGTTGCTTATTTGAACATCGACTCTGCTGTACATGGAGCAGAATTCCATGCCTCAGCAACACCACAGCTTGACGAACTACTCAAACAAGCTACTCAGCAG GTTCGAGATCCAGATAACTCATCACAAACAATTTACGAATCCTGGATTGGTTCCACGAATTCTCCAGTG ATTGGGAGACTAGGAGGCAAAGGATCAGATTATGCACCTTTTGTGCAGCACATTGGTATTCCAGCGGTAGACATGTCTTTTGGAAAAG GATTCCCAGTATACCACTCAATGTACGATGACTTTGTCTGGATGGAAAAATTTGGAGACCCCCTGTTCCAAAGACATGTTGCAG tagcaAGTGTTTGGGGTTTAGTAGCTCTTCGACTGGCAGATGAGGAGTTCTTGCCTTTCAACTATCTCTCCTATGCTTGTGAGCTCCAG GAAAGCGCAAAAGACTTGGAGGATAAGGTCTCAAGCAGGGGCATAACCTTAAATCCCTTGTTGAAGTCTATTGAAGAACTAACAAAAGTAGCCACCAAAATCAATAACGAGAAAAAG GCAATAAACAAGGCTAAAGGTTGGGCATCAATCTGGAAAAAAGATCATCCTAAGGTGAGAGAGGTGAATGACAGATTAATGATGGCAGAAAGAGCATTTACAGATCCAGATGGACTCATTGGAAGGACATGGTACAAGCACTTG ATTTATGGGCCCTCAAAGCATAATAATTATGGTTCTAAATCCTTCCCTGGAATAGAAGACGCCATTGAAGAGGCAAAGAATCTCAATACAACAGAGTCATGGCTTACAGTACAACATGAAGTTTGGAGAGTCTCCAGAGCAGTCAGACATGTCTCTCTAGTCCTCAATGGGGAGCTAACATGA